A region of Polyangiaceae bacterium DNA encodes the following proteins:
- a CDS encoding radical SAM protein, whose protein sequence is MIKLLRKYGFVPRVAVWELSLRCNLSCLHCGSRAGKPRPDELSLAELLKLADELAELGCRFVTLGGGEPLLRRDWPLLAQRLVEHGIKVGMISNGLEWTDQTAHTAKVVGLESVAFSLDGFEASHDYLRHSKGLFGKVLGAFAVAKKHGLVVSAVTTVYDKNKGELEALRELLAEHGVERWQIQLGTPTGNLGDHRELALLPEDMLDLVPRIAAMCRDGKQPRVYPGHDVGYYGEPEERLRDPKDSIPFWTGCPAGCSIIGIESNGNIKGCLSLPSAANGEDVFVEGNVRSTSLRDIWLREGGFAYNREFSLEQLGGFCRTCDYAEVCRGGCTWTSFSQNKLSKDNQHCYWRQLREKEGAKPVRLPVV, encoded by the coding sequence ATGATCAAGCTGCTCAGGAAGTACGGATTCGTTCCCAGGGTCGCGGTTTGGGAGCTCTCGCTCCGCTGCAACCTGAGCTGCCTGCACTGCGGCTCGCGCGCCGGCAAGCCGCGACCCGACGAGCTGTCGCTCGCCGAGCTGCTGAAGCTCGCCGACGAGCTCGCCGAGCTCGGCTGCCGCTTCGTGACGCTGGGTGGTGGCGAGCCGCTCCTGCGCCGAGACTGGCCCTTGCTCGCCCAGCGCCTGGTGGAGCACGGCATCAAGGTGGGCATGATCTCGAACGGGCTCGAGTGGACCGACCAGACCGCGCACACCGCGAAGGTCGTGGGTCTCGAGAGCGTCGCCTTCAGCCTGGACGGCTTCGAAGCGAGCCATGACTACCTGCGTCACTCGAAGGGCCTGTTCGGCAAGGTGCTCGGGGCGTTCGCCGTCGCGAAGAAGCACGGGCTCGTCGTCAGCGCGGTGACCACCGTCTACGACAAGAACAAGGGTGAGCTCGAGGCGCTCCGCGAGCTGCTCGCCGAGCACGGCGTCGAGCGCTGGCAGATCCAGCTCGGCACGCCGACCGGGAATCTGGGCGACCACCGCGAGCTGGCGCTCTTGCCGGAAGACATGCTCGATCTGGTGCCGCGCATCGCCGCGATGTGCCGCGACGGCAAGCAGCCGCGCGTCTACCCCGGGCACGACGTCGGATACTACGGCGAGCCCGAGGAGCGCCTGCGCGACCCGAAGGACTCCATCCCGTTCTGGACCGGCTGCCCTGCGGGCTGCTCGATCATCGGCATCGAGAGCAACGGCAACATCAAGGGTTGCCTCTCGCTGCCCTCGGCGGCGAACGGGGAAGACGTGTTCGTGGAGGGGAACGTCAGGAGCACGTCGCTCAGGGACATCTGGCTTCGCGAGGGCGGCTTCGCCTACAACCGCGAGTTCTCGCTGGAGCAGCTCGGCGGCTTCTGCCGGACCTGCGACTACGCCGAGGTGTGTCGCGGAGGATGCACCTGGACCAGCTTCTCGCAGAACAAGCTGTCGAAGGACAACCAGCACTGTTACTGGCGCCAGCTCCGCGAGAAGGAAGGCGCAAAGCCGGTGCGGTTGCCGGTGGTCTAG
- a CDS encoding ATP-binding protein, with translation MPLRARRAEVELRRLARSSPAVLVHGPRQCGKTTLVRSVLPDWHHVDLERPRDIALLRADLEGWLDNHSERVCIDEAQRLPELFPALRHAIDARGRKARFVLLGSASPSLMRTAAESLAGRLALLELTPFLAAELAGNRAGRGRWFWGGFPPVWARRSSRERVEWLDDYLTAVLERDLPALGIGLPPARLRKLVEMLVHVHGNLLNVSDLARSLGVSVPTVSRDLDVLEGLFVTRRLQPFHANIQKRLTKSPKIYLRDTGLLHVLGGLRTPPELETWSRRGASFEGLVIEEIAALARERCVRPGLFFWRTEAGGEVDLLITDGRRVVPIEIKLGSAIDHHALRGLRQCLADLGVARGYVVMGSGERTRLGRDIELVPWQDVVERRFDFGLGGRAR, from the coding sequence ATGCCACTGCGGGCGCGGCGAGCGGAGGTCGAGCTTCGGCGGCTCGCAAGAAGCTCGCCAGCGGTCCTGGTCCACGGTCCCCGACAGTGCGGCAAGACCACGTTGGTCCGGAGCGTCCTACCGGACTGGCACCACGTCGACCTGGAGCGACCGCGGGACATCGCGCTCTTGCGAGCCGATCTGGAAGGCTGGCTGGACAATCACTCGGAGCGGGTCTGCATCGACGAGGCCCAACGCCTGCCGGAGCTGTTCCCTGCCCTGCGGCACGCCATCGACGCCCGGGGCCGCAAGGCTCGTTTCGTGTTGCTCGGCTCGGCCAGTCCGAGCTTGATGCGCACCGCCGCCGAGTCCTTGGCAGGCCGGCTAGCGCTGCTGGAGCTGACGCCGTTCTTGGCTGCGGAGCTAGCGGGAAACCGCGCGGGGCGCGGCCGCTGGTTCTGGGGCGGCTTCCCTCCCGTGTGGGCACGCCGCTCGAGCCGCGAGCGCGTCGAGTGGCTCGACGACTACCTGACGGCGGTGCTCGAGCGAGATCTCCCGGCGCTCGGCATCGGGCTGCCGCCCGCGCGGCTCCGGAAGCTGGTGGAGATGCTCGTGCACGTTCACGGCAACCTGCTGAACGTGTCGGATCTGGCCCGCTCGCTCGGCGTCTCCGTGCCCACCGTGAGCCGCGATCTCGACGTGCTCGAGGGGCTGTTCGTCACGCGGCGCCTGCAGCCCTTCCACGCCAACATCCAGAAGCGCTTGACCAAGTCCCCCAAGATCTACCTGCGCGACACCGGGCTGCTGCACGTCTTGGGGGGGCTCCGAACGCCCCCGGAGCTCGAGACCTGGAGCCGACGCGGCGCTTCGTTCGAGGGGCTGGTGATCGAGGAGATCGCGGCCCTCGCCCGGGAGCGCTGCGTTCGGCCCGGCCTGTTCTTCTGGCGGACCGAGGCGGGCGGCGAGGTGGACCTCCTGATCACGGACGGACGACGCGTCGTCCCGATCGAGATCAAGCTGGGCTCGGCCATCGATCACCACGCGCTGCGAGGGCTCCGCCAGTGCTTGGCCGACCTGGGAGTTGCGCGCGGGTACGTGGTAATGGGTAGCGGTGAGCGCACCCGGCTCGGTCGAGACATCGAGCTCGTCCCCTGGCAGGACGTCGTCGAAAGACGCTTCGACTTCGGGCTCGGGGGGCGCGCTCGATGA